A part of Paenibacillus donghaensis genomic DNA contains:
- a CDS encoding ABC transporter permease has product MLKYIVKSLLQVIPTLLIVSLIVFVLVRVTGDPVALMLPETATAADRAALTQALGLDQPLTTQYVKFLGSALQGDFGNSFRYGESALPLVLERLPASFELAASAMLFAVLLAIPLGVASAVKRNTFTDLIISGVSVIGKAMPNFWMGIMLILLFSVILGVLPVSGRGGFAHLVLPAFTLGVGLAAQMTRLIRSSMLDILNQDYIRTARSKGIRELRVVGKHAFRNGMIPVVTIMSLQFTSLIGGALITETVFAWPGLGQLLVVAVNTHDMAIVQAAVFVIAFIVVVTNILTDVAYRLLDPRIKYD; this is encoded by the coding sequence CCCTGCTGCAGGTCATCCCGACCTTGCTGATTGTCTCCCTGATCGTATTCGTGCTAGTCCGGGTTACGGGTGATCCCGTAGCGCTGATGCTGCCGGAGACGGCCACCGCCGCCGACCGGGCGGCATTGACTCAGGCGCTGGGGCTGGATCAGCCGCTCACGACCCAATATGTCAAATTCCTGGGCAGTGCGCTGCAAGGGGACTTCGGCAATTCGTTCCGCTACGGGGAATCGGCGCTGCCGCTGGTGCTGGAGCGGCTGCCGGCCAGCTTCGAGCTGGCCGCCTCCGCGATGCTGTTCGCTGTTCTGCTGGCGATTCCGCTCGGTGTGGCTTCTGCGGTGAAGCGCAATACGTTCACCGATCTGATCATTTCCGGGGTCTCCGTCATCGGCAAGGCGATGCCGAACTTCTGGATGGGCATCATGCTGATTCTGCTGTTCTCGGTGATTCTCGGCGTGCTGCCGGTATCGGGGCGCGGAGGATTTGCCCATCTGGTGCTGCCCGCCTTCACGCTGGGCGTGGGTCTGGCCGCACAGATGACCCGGCTGATCCGCTCAAGCATGCTGGACATTCTGAACCAGGACTACATCCGCACCGCGCGCAGCAAGGGCATCCGGGAGCTGCGGGTTGTGGGCAAGCATGCTTTTCGCAACGGGATGATTCCGGTGGTGACGATTATGAGCCTGCAGTTCACCAGCCTGATCGGCGGAGCGTTGATTACGGAGACGGTATTCGCCTGGCCGGGCCTCGGCCAGCTGCTGGTCGTTGCAGTGAACACGCATGACATGGCGATTGTGCAGGCGGCCGTCTTTGTGATTGCTTTTATCGTGGTGGTTACGAATATTCTGACCGATGTGGCGTACCGGCTGCTCGATCCGCGGATTAAATATGATTAA
- a CDS encoding ABC transporter ATP-binding protein, whose translation MTAKLLEVNNLHTSFKTEDGVVPSVGGVSFTVGRGETLAIVGESGSGKSVTSLSIMGLVGSPGKVTAGEIRLEGKDLLQLSKREMRKYRGNVISMIFQEPMSSLNPVFTVGNQIREVIQQHRRMSKQEAKARSIEMLDRVGIPGAAKVAGYFPHQLSGGMRQRVMIAMALACQPKLLIADEPTTALDVTIQAQILKLIGQLSKEENTGIILITHDLGVVAEMADRVVVMYAGEVVEEANVFDLFEKPGHPYTIGLLASLPKLNEQRERLDSIPGTVPNLLRMPGGCPFHPRCPYAQEQCTKVHPDLREKASGHQVRCLRMEEVSP comes from the coding sequence ATGACAGCGAAACTGCTTGAAGTCAATAATCTGCATACCTCTTTCAAAACGGAGGACGGAGTTGTGCCTTCGGTGGGCGGGGTCAGCTTTACGGTTGGCCGGGGTGAAACGCTGGCCATTGTCGGCGAGTCCGGTTCCGGTAAAAGTGTAACCTCCTTGTCGATCATGGGGCTGGTAGGTTCGCCGGGGAAAGTGACGGCAGGAGAAATCCGCCTGGAAGGCAAGGATTTACTCCAGCTCTCCAAGCGGGAGATGCGCAAATACCGGGGCAATGTGATTTCGATGATTTTTCAGGAACCGATGAGTTCGCTCAATCCGGTGTTCACAGTGGGCAATCAGATCCGTGAGGTGATTCAGCAGCACCGGAGGATGAGCAAGCAGGAGGCCAAGGCGCGGAGCATCGAGATGCTGGATCGTGTCGGCATCCCGGGAGCGGCCAAGGTAGCCGGGTATTTCCCGCATCAGCTGTCCGGCGGGATGCGCCAGCGGGTGATGATCGCCATGGCGCTGGCCTGCCAGCCGAAGCTGCTCATCGCCGATGAACCGACAACGGCGCTTGACGTAACGATCCAGGCGCAAATTCTGAAGCTGATCGGCCAGCTGAGCAAGGAAGAGAACACAGGCATTATTCTCATCACCCATGATCTGGGGGTTGTGGCCGAGATGGCGGACCGGGTGGTCGTGATGTACGCCGGGGAAGTGGTCGAGGAGGCGAATGTGTTCGACCTGTTCGAGAAGCCGGGGCATCCGTATACGATTGGTTTGCTGGCCTCCCTGCCCAAGCTGAATGAGCAGCGGGAGAGGCTGGATTCGATTCCGGGAACGGTGCCGAACCTGCTTAGAATGCCGGGTGGCTGCCCGTTTCATCCCCGCTGCCCGTACGCCCAGGAACAGTGTACGAAGGTGCACCCGGACTTGCGCGAGAAGGCGAGCGGGCATCAGGTACGGTGCTTGCGTATGGAGGAGGTATCACCATGA